A stretch of Puniceicoccus vermicola DNA encodes these proteins:
- a CDS encoding IS630 family transposase has translation WGDETAIKPECHFRRSFSPKGVTPVVRQSAKRFHSSLISAINNQGKMQWMPLKEAINSETFLKFLRQLVKFRKRKIILIVDNLRVHHSKPVKEWLEQNTHRIELVFLPAYSPELNPDEYLNNYLKQTVTAEERLTDKVELDATVKVKMFLLGIRKHLVKSFFRHPAVQYAGLSPI, from the coding sequence GTGGGGCGACGAAACGGCCATCAAGCCGGAATGCCATTTTCGAAGAAGCTTCTCGCCCAAAGGAGTCACTCCAGTCGTACGCCAATCGGCCAAACGTTTCCATTCGAGCCTCATCAGCGCCATCAACAACCAAGGAAAAATGCAGTGGATGCCGCTGAAGGAGGCGATCAACTCCGAGACCTTCCTGAAGTTCCTCCGGCAACTGGTTAAGTTCAGGAAGCGTAAGATCATCCTGATCGTCGATAACCTGCGGGTCCACCACAGCAAGCCCGTCAAGGAGTGGTTGGAGCAAAACACCCATCGCATCGAACTCGTATTCCTTCCAGCCTACAGCCCCGAGCTCAACCCGGACGAATACCTGAACAACTACTTGAAGCAGACCGTGACCGCAGAAGAAAGGCTCACCGACAAAGTCGAACTCGATGCAACCGTGAAGGTGAAAATGTTCCTGCTCGGGATCAGAAAACATCTCGTAAAATCCTTCTTCCGTCATCCTGCGGTCCAATATGCAG